The genomic region GGTCTTGAAATGACAACTCCAGTACTTAATACAAGTGCTACTATGAAATGGAGAAGAGCTAGGGGAAGTGTTGATATAGTAGGTGTTAATAGTCATTTTCATAAAATTAGAGACATGGAATTACTTTCAGGTAATTTCTTTACTGAACTACATGTAAAGCAACGTTCACCTGTTGCAGTATTAGGATATAATATGGGGATTGGACTTATGAATGGAAGAAATCCTGTAGGTCAATCTTTTACACTAGAAGGACAGACCTATAGGATCGTAGGAGTTTTAGAACAAAAAGGTGCAGGTAAGGCAGAAGATATAGATGATAAAATAATAATTCCTTACACATCAGCATTAAAAATTGCAGAAAAAAGAACTGTAGATCAAATATGGGGAAAAGCTACATCAAAGGAAGAAGCTGATTTAGTTGTAGTACAGCTTGGTAGAATATTTAAGAGGAAACTTGGTTTGGATCAAACTGCTCCTACAGGGGGTAATGGAGAAGAAGGAGCAGTTGCCGAAGTTGCCGAAGCTGGAGTATATTATGATTATTATTATGATTACTATGATGAGCCAACTCAACCTCAGATACCTAATAGTGGAGAAGATTTAATTACCATAACTAGCTTAAATCAGCTAGTTCAGGAAGCAGACAAAGCAAATCGAGTAATGACATTACTACTAGGTGGAATAGCAGCAGTTTCTCTATTAGTAGGTGGGTTAGGTATTATGAATATTATGTTAGTGGCTGTTACGGAGAGAACAGAGGAAATAGGTCTTAGAAGAGCAATAGGTGCAAAGCAATCAGATTTACTTTTACAGTTTATACTTGAAGCTCTTTATCTTAGCGCAATAGGAGCTATAGCGGGGACTGCTCTTGGAATATGGAGTTTGAGCTTATTTGAAAGATATGGATTCAGTACAGCAGTGAACTTCCAGGCTATAGAAATAGCAACAATTGTAGCACTCTGTTCAGGACTGCTTTTTGGAGTGTATCCAGCAATATCTGCTTCATCATTGCCACCAGTACAAGCTTTAAAAAGACAATAGAAATCAAAATTATGCCAGAGAAGACTATTCTCTGGTTTTCTTTTTTACTTATTTTGTTAATGCTTTAATTCCATAAGTTGTATAATTATAGTACTTTAGTTACATGTATAGTATAATAATCTTAAATTTGAAATAAAAATAACTTAACTTTTTATAAGGAGGAACAGATGAAAATAGATTCAGATACTAAACTTTATTGTTTAATAGGTAATCCTATTTCTAAAAGCCTATCACCACTTATCCATAATTCTATTTTTGAATATAATTCTATAAATGCAAAATATTTGGCTTTCAACATAGATAATTCTGCAGCTTTAGAAAAAGTAGTACATGGTTTAAGAGCATTGAAAGTGAAGGGTTTTAATGTAACAATGCCGTATAAAATAGAAATAATGAGGTATCTTGATGAAATAGATGAAAAAGCTAAAATATTAGGAGCAATAAACACTGTACTGAATATAGATGGAAAACTAATTGGCTTTAATACAGATGGAGATGGGTTTATCAAGTCTCTTAAGGATAAAGAAATAGACATTAAAGGTAAAAAAGCTTTATTAGTTGGGGCTGGTGGTGCTGCGCATTCAATTGCAGTATCACTCGCTTATGAAGGAATAAAGGAAATAATAATTGTTAATAGGAATATCCAAAATGCACATAAGCTTCAAAAGCTTATTAAAAGTATATATCCCAATGTACATGTAAGGTGTTATAAATTGGAGCAGGAGGAGGATATTCCTAAGGATATAGAGCTATTAGTTAACACTACTCCTATAGGCATGTACCCAAATATTGAAGATATACCTATTTCGCCAAGTAGATTTAATTCTAGAACTCTTTTCTATGACATTATTTACAAGCCTCTTAATACTAAATTTATTTTAGAGGCTGGAGAACTAGGTTATGAAACTATAAATGGTATAGACATGCTAATTAATCAAGCTATATATTCTCAAGAAATCTGGAATAAAGAGTTATTTGATGAAAAAACAGACTGGTTATATATAAAAGACAAAATAATATCCCAAATTGAAAAATAACTTCAAAAATTGAAGGAAAATCCATTTTTGTGTAGAAATATACTAATATAATCCTTTTATTTAATATAAAAAAGGTGGGGCTATATGAGTAAGAATTTTAGCTTAGGGAATCTATTAATTTCTGCCAATAAAATAAGTGAAAGTCAGTTAGGAGAGGCGTTATGTCAACAAAAAAAAGAAAGGAAAAAGTGTATAGAGGAGATATTAGTAGAGTTAGGCTTTGTAAATGAAGAAGATATATTAGAAGTTTTAGAAAATCAGTTAAAAATTCCATCAATTGATTTAGCAAACTACACAATAAATCCCAAAGTTATCTCTATTATACCTGAGAATATTGCTCGCAGATATGGCTTAATACCTATCGATAAAAAGAATAATAAATTGATTATAGCTGTAAGCGACCCATTTAATATTATTGCAATTGATGATATTAAACTTCTTACAGGTATGGAGATAGAGGTTGTTGTTTCTTTGAAATCTGTAATATTAAAAACTATAGATAAGTTTTATAGAGTAGAGAAAACAAAAAAGGTATTGGAGGAACTTGAAGAATCGTATATACCTAGTAGCATTAAGGATTTAGAAGATGGAGACTTATCAGATGTGAATAGTGCTCCAGTAGTGAAACTAGTTAATTCTATAGTCGTACAAGCTATTAAAGTAAAGGCAAGTGATATACATATCGAACCTTTTGAAAACAGTGTAAGAGTAAGATATAGGATTGATGGAGATTTACAGGAAATTATGAAGTTTTCTATTAAAAGTCATATGGCAATAGTTACTAGAGTAAAAATAATGGGAAAGATGGATATCGCCGAGAGGAGAATTCCTCAGGATGGTAGAGTTGAAACTGAACTAGAGGGTAAAGAAATTGATATGAGAATCTCTACTTTACCAACTGTTCATGGAGAAAAAATTGCCATTAGATTATTAGATAGAAATGGCTTTAGTTTTTTAAAAGAAGACTTAGGATTTGAAG from Proteiniborus sp. DW1 harbors:
- the aroE gene encoding shikimate dehydrogenase, with the translated sequence MKIDSDTKLYCLIGNPISKSLSPLIHNSIFEYNSINAKYLAFNIDNSAALEKVVHGLRALKVKGFNVTMPYKIEIMRYLDEIDEKAKILGAINTVLNIDGKLIGFNTDGDGFIKSLKDKEIDIKGKKALLVGAGGAAHSIAVSLAYEGIKEIIIVNRNIQNAHKLQKLIKSIYPNVHVRCYKLEQEEDIPKDIELLVNTTPIGMYPNIEDIPISPSRFNSRTLFYDIIYKPLNTKFILEAGELGYETINGIDMLINQAIYSQEIWNKELFDEKTDWLYIKDKIISQIEK
- a CDS encoding GspE/PulE family protein, whose amino-acid sequence is MSKNFSLGNLLISANKISESQLGEALCQQKKERKKCIEEILVELGFVNEEDILEVLENQLKIPSIDLANYTINPKVISIIPENIARRYGLIPIDKKNNKLIIAVSDPFNIIAIDDIKLLTGMEIEVVVSLKSVILKTIDKFYRVEKTKKVLEELEESYIPSSIKDLEDGDLSDVNSAPVVKLVNSIVVQAIKVKASDIHIEPFENSVRVRYRIDGDLQEIMKFSIKSHMAIVTRVKIMGKMDIAERRIPQDGRVETELEGKEIDMRISTLPTVHGEKIAIRLLDRNGFSFLKEDLGFEDRDLKIFNKIIKQPYGIVLVTGPTGSGKSTTLYTILKDLNDEEKNIVTIEDPVEYKLEGINQVQINNKSGLTFANGLRSILRQDPDIIMIGEIRDSETAKIAIRASITGHLVLSTLHTNDTASTIVRLIDMGIEPYLLSTSVIGIISQRLVKKLCSNCKTPYEPSLHEKKMLGLNLEDKATLHKPVGCNKCFKGYRGRIAIHEIMDIDKDIRKLIDNRATTDELKEASIKNGMITLYDNVVNLALKGITSVEEVFRIGYTLD
- a CDS encoding ABC transporter permease, producing the protein MNQNKGKFSFLIRLWFTAKMAAHGIISNTLRSFLTILGVAIGVASVVSLMGIGEGARQSVVEQFESLGSNVIEIKAQHSSVEFEPEFAEELVERVQGLEMTTPVLNTSATMKWRRARGSVDIVGVNSHFHKIRDMELLSGNFFTELHVKQRSPVAVLGYNMGIGLMNGRNPVGQSFTLEGQTYRIVGVLEQKGAGKAEDIDDKIIIPYTSALKIAEKRTVDQIWGKATSKEEADLVVVQLGRIFKRKLGLDQTAPTGGNGEEGAVAEVAEAGVYYDYYYDYYDEPTQPQIPNSGEDLITITSLNQLVQEADKANRVMTLLLGGIAAVSLLVGGLGIMNIMLVAVTERTEEIGLRRAIGAKQSDLLLQFILEALYLSAIGAIAGTALGIWSLSLFERYGFSTAVNFQAIEIATIVALCSGLLFGVYPAISASSLPPVQALKRQ